One window of the Streptomyces sp. ITFR-21 genome contains the following:
- a CDS encoding CocE/NonD family hydrolase has protein sequence MEADVRADVTVESDVEAVMRDGTVLRADIHRPPTGRGPWPVLLARCPYGKRDPGMLARLGPAAAARRGYLVVIQDTRGRFTSGGEWEPLVNEYADGYDTVRWAARLPAADGRVAMYGPSYLGFVQWAAAAAGPPELAAVLPEFTWSDPADGLVSRGGAPERGLVAQWTLGLGFDLLKRRHADAPQERRRALREWADAFAALHRRGGTTAEDWAPPILDTLPGPGRSGGPAPRPALDGSAPPCLPTLTIAGWYDAFLQGGLDHHVLARAGGHPAALIVGPWTHEDQTGRTGAADFGPNAGQHAIDGGPALLDRELDWLDGVLGRGRAAEPADTVLVFVMGANTWRRLDRWPPDAVDTDWFLRSGGVLSARPPEPDEAPDTFDHDPADPAPVRGGALLLTAAYPAGPSDQGPVEARPDVLVFTGEPLAEPLEVIGRVRVLLVAAASAGPADWVARLCDVAPDGTSVNLTDGIVRTGAGGPAEVTVDLWSTAHVFLPGHRVRLQVAAAGHPRWECASPAAVRTVFHDPDRPSRLVLPVTDRRGGHAG, from the coding sequence GTGGAAGCGGACGTGCGGGCGGACGTGACGGTGGAGTCCGACGTGGAGGCCGTGATGCGCGACGGCACGGTGCTGCGCGCCGACATCCACCGGCCGCCCACCGGCCGCGGCCCGTGGCCGGTCCTGCTGGCCCGCTGCCCGTACGGCAAGCGCGACCCCGGCATGCTGGCCCGGCTCGGCCCCGCTGCCGCCGCCCGCCGCGGCTACCTCGTCGTCATCCAGGACACCCGCGGCCGCTTCACCTCCGGCGGCGAGTGGGAACCGCTGGTCAACGAGTACGCCGACGGCTACGACACGGTCCGCTGGGCGGCGCGGCTGCCGGCCGCGGACGGGCGCGTCGCGATGTACGGGCCCAGCTACCTCGGTTTCGTCCAGTGGGCCGCAGCCGCCGCCGGGCCGCCCGAACTGGCCGCCGTCCTGCCCGAGTTCACCTGGTCCGACCCCGCCGACGGCCTGGTCTCCCGCGGCGGGGCCCCGGAGCGCGGCCTGGTGGCCCAGTGGACCCTCGGCCTCGGCTTCGACCTCCTCAAGCGCCGCCACGCCGACGCCCCGCAGGAGCGCCGGCGCGCCCTGCGGGAGTGGGCGGACGCCTTCGCCGCGCTCCACCGCCGGGGCGGCACCACGGCCGAGGACTGGGCGCCGCCGATCCTGGACACGCTGCCCGGTCCCGGCCGCTCCGGCGGCCCCGCGCCGCGCCCGGCCCTCGACGGGTCCGCACCGCCGTGCCTGCCCACCTTGACGATCGCCGGCTGGTACGACGCCTTCCTCCAGGGCGGCCTCGACCACCACGTACTGGCCAGGGCCGGTGGCCACCCCGCGGCGCTGATCGTCGGCCCCTGGACCCACGAGGACCAGACCGGCCGGACCGGCGCCGCCGACTTCGGCCCGAACGCGGGCCAGCACGCCATCGACGGCGGGCCCGCCCTGCTCGACCGCGAACTCGACTGGCTCGACGGGGTGCTGGGACGCGGGCGGGCCGCGGAGCCGGCCGACACCGTGCTCGTCTTCGTGATGGGCGCCAACACCTGGCGCCGCCTGGACCGGTGGCCGCCCGACGCGGTCGACACCGACTGGTTCCTGCGCTCCGGCGGCGTCCTGTCCGCTCGGCCGCCGGAGCCGGACGAGGCGCCCGACACCTTCGACCACGACCCGGCGGACCCGGCGCCGGTACGCGGCGGCGCGCTGCTGCTTACCGCCGCGTACCCGGCCGGGCCGTCGGACCAGGGACCGGTGGAGGCCCGCCCCGACGTGCTGGTGTTCACCGGCGAACCGCTGGCCGAGCCGCTGGAGGTGATCGGCCGGGTCCGGGTCTTGCTGGTCGCGGCGGCCAGCGCCGGGCCCGCCGACTGGGTGGCCCGGCTGTGCGACGTGGCCCCCGACGGGACCTCCGTCAACCTCACCGACGGCATCGTCCGTACCGGCGCGGGGGGACCCGCCGAGGTGACCGTCGACCTGTGGTCCACCGCGCACGTGTTCCTGCCGGGGCACCGGGTGCGGCTCCAGGTCGCGGCGGCCGGCCACCCCCGGTGGGAGTGCGCCTCACCGGCGGCGGTCCGTACCGTCTTCCACGATCCGGACCGCCCCTCGCGGCTCGTCCTGCCGGTGACGGACCGGCGAGGCGGACACGCCGGGTGA
- a CDS encoding sugar O-acetyltransferase produces MGENKERMLAGDWYLPDDGELGADSMRRAELCRDFNASVDHAERRLLLAELLGSVGEGVRIRSPFQCDYGRYISVGARTFVNFGAVFLDAAPITVGADVQIGPNVQLLTPTHELDTERRRAGWERAEPVTIGDNVWLGGGVIVCPGVTIGADTVVGAGSVVTKDLPAGVLAVGNPARVIRILRPPGGT; encoded by the coding sequence ATGGGTGAGAACAAGGAACGGATGCTGGCCGGCGACTGGTACCTGCCCGACGACGGGGAACTGGGTGCCGACAGCATGCGCCGGGCCGAACTGTGCCGCGACTTCAACGCCAGCGTCGACCACGCCGAACGGCGGCTGCTGCTGGCGGAGCTGCTGGGCTCGGTCGGCGAAGGCGTACGCATCAGGTCGCCGTTCCAGTGCGACTACGGCCGGTACATCAGCGTGGGTGCCCGCACCTTCGTGAACTTCGGCGCGGTCTTCCTCGATGCCGCGCCGATCACGGTCGGCGCCGATGTGCAGATCGGGCCGAACGTACAGCTGCTCACACCCACGCACGAGTTGGACACTGAGCGGCGCCGCGCCGGCTGGGAGCGGGCGGAACCGGTCACGATCGGCGACAACGTCTGGCTCGGCGGCGGGGTGATCGTCTGCCCCGGCGTGACGATCGGCGCCGACACCGTGGTCGGCGCCGGCTCGGTCGTCACCAAGGACCTGCCCGCCGGGGTGCTGGCCGTCGGCAACCCGGCCCGGGTGATCAGGATCCTGCGGCCGCCCGGCGGCACCTGA
- a CDS encoding GlsB/YeaQ/YmgE family stress response membrane protein: MEISGVISAIVIGIVIGVLGRLVVPGRQHVGVFWTILVGIVAAFIGSAIAAGFDVQSTKGVDWIEWLIQIGLAAVGIAALDRRRPRRR, encoded by the coding sequence ATGGAGATCTCGGGAGTCATCAGCGCCATCGTCATCGGCATCGTGATCGGGGTGCTGGGACGCCTTGTGGTGCCGGGCCGTCAGCACGTCGGCGTGTTCTGGACGATCCTGGTGGGCATCGTGGCCGCGTTCATCGGCTCCGCCATAGCCGCCGGGTTCGACGTCCAGAGCACCAAGGGCGTCGACTGGATCGAGTGGCTGATCCAGATCGGCCTGGCCGCCGTCGGAATCGCCGCCCTGGACCGCCGGCGCCCGCGCCGCCGGTGA
- a CDS encoding AI-2E family transporter has product MPETPADTAPPPAPADSAGGGGTGGPDGEAAADTRRPVERPPTGAGSAGAASAGPASTGPATAAEAPDDAAANPAASGPDAARRAERRPVRRPLALPSRRASWFRVGFGLGLGAILAWLLVQTVLQISELLTLLLLAVFIAVSLEPVVAWLCRLGLRRAWSVGVVLVAFAGLLAAFLALVIPPVTAAVSALTDAVPRWREQLHDHHSTLGRLEDHYHVIEKAQAQLGSSGASAVAGGVLTTGQLVISAVTSTVIVVTVTLYVMAALPAIKQFGYRFVPGTRRPRVEHIAEEILSRVGRYMLGNIATSVIAGVATFVWCEVIGVPYPAALGFFVALMDMVPVVGSTVGGVVVSLVALAASLPVAIATAAFYIGFRIAEDYLIMPRAMKFAVNVHPVVTVVAVLAGGSLLGIIGGLVAIPAAVALGIVLDEYVFPRTDAS; this is encoded by the coding sequence ATGCCCGAGACACCGGCCGACACGGCACCACCGCCGGCCCCGGCCGACAGCGCGGGCGGCGGCGGGACCGGGGGCCCGGACGGGGAGGCCGCCGCCGACACCCGGCGGCCGGTCGAACGGCCGCCCACCGGTGCCGGATCGGCCGGAGCTGCGTCCGCCGGCCCTGCGTCCACCGGACCCGCGACGGCCGCGGAGGCGCCGGACGACGCGGCCGCCAACCCGGCCGCCTCCGGCCCGGACGCCGCGCGGCGGGCTGAACGGCGCCCGGTCCGGCGACCGCTCGCGCTGCCGTCCCGCCGCGCCTCCTGGTTCCGGGTCGGCTTCGGCCTCGGGCTCGGCGCGATTCTGGCCTGGCTGCTGGTCCAGACGGTGCTGCAGATCAGCGAACTTTTGACCCTGCTGCTGCTCGCCGTCTTCATCGCGGTCAGCCTGGAGCCCGTCGTCGCCTGGCTGTGCCGGCTCGGGCTGCGCCGGGCCTGGTCGGTCGGCGTGGTGCTGGTCGCCTTCGCCGGGCTGCTCGCCGCGTTCCTCGCACTGGTGATCCCGCCGGTCACCGCCGCCGTCAGCGCGCTCACCGACGCGGTGCCGCGCTGGCGCGAGCAGCTGCACGACCACCACTCCACCCTCGGCCGGCTGGAGGACCACTACCACGTCATCGAGAAGGCACAGGCCCAGCTCGGCTCCAGCGGCGCCTCCGCGGTGGCCGGCGGGGTGCTGACCACCGGCCAGCTGGTGATCAGCGCGGTCACCTCGACCGTCATCGTCGTCACCGTCACCCTGTACGTGATGGCGGCGCTGCCGGCGATCAAGCAGTTCGGCTACCGCTTCGTGCCCGGCACCCGCAGACCCAGGGTGGAGCACATCGCCGAGGAGATCCTCAGCCGGGTCGGCCGGTACATGCTCGGCAACATCGCGACCTCGGTGATCGCGGGCGTGGCCACCTTCGTGTGGTGCGAGGTGATCGGCGTGCCCTACCCGGCCGCGCTGGGGTTCTTCGTGGCGCTGATGGACATGGTGCCGGTGGTCGGCTCGACCGTCGGGGGAGTGGTGGTCAGCCTGGTGGCGCTGGCCGCGTCGCTGCCGGTGGCGATCGCCACCGCGGCGTTCTACATCGGCTTCCGGATCGCCGAGGACTACCTGATCATGCCGCGCGCCATGAAGTTCGCGGTCAACGTGCACCCGGTGGTGACGGTGGTCGCGGTCCTGGCGGGCGGATCGCTCCTCGGCATCATCGGCGGCCTGGTGGCGATCCCGGCCGCCGTCGCGCTCGGCATCGTCCTGGACGAGTACGTCTTCCCGCGGACCGACGCCTCCTGA
- a CDS encoding P1 family peptidase, giving the protein MSGSGRPGARNALTDVGGLRVGHAGRRGGGWLTGVTVVLAPEGGAVTAVDVRGGGPGTRETDALDPRNLVQRIEAVVLTGGSAFGLDAASGVVGWLERHGRGFRVGGPGQVVPVVPAAALFDLGRGGSWDARPGPGLGRAAVEAAAATEEGAPVPQGCVGAGTGAVAGGLKGGVGTASLVLPSGTTVAALAVVNAAGSVADPDTGVLWGARAAWNAEFGLDGAPPPAAAAARARDRLAALRPPPFNTTLAVVATDAELTRAQAQKLAGAAHDGLARAVRPVHLLSDGDTVFSMATGRRPLLPAGRPAGDPAFGVHIEAGALNEVLAAGADTLTRAVLHAVLTADGVTGPGGDFPAYRELYDLPEAPG; this is encoded by the coding sequence ATGAGCGGATCGGGACGGCCGGGCGCGCGCAACGCGCTCACCGACGTCGGCGGGCTGCGGGTCGGCCACGCCGGCCGCCGCGGCGGCGGCTGGCTGACCGGGGTCACCGTGGTGCTGGCCCCCGAGGGCGGCGCCGTCACCGCCGTCGACGTGCGCGGCGGCGGCCCCGGCACCCGGGAGACCGACGCGCTCGACCCGCGCAACCTCGTCCAGCGGATCGAGGCGGTCGTCCTCACCGGCGGCAGCGCCTTCGGCCTGGACGCGGCCTCCGGCGTGGTCGGCTGGCTGGAGCGGCACGGCCGCGGCTTCCGGGTCGGCGGCCCCGGCCAGGTGGTCCCGGTGGTGCCCGCCGCCGCGCTCTTCGACCTCGGCCGCGGCGGCAGTTGGGACGCCCGGCCGGGCCCCGGCCTCGGCCGCGCCGCCGTCGAGGCCGCGGCGGCCACCGAGGAGGGCGCCCCGGTGCCGCAGGGCTGCGTCGGCGCCGGTACGGGCGCGGTCGCCGGCGGCCTCAAGGGCGGTGTGGGCACCGCCAGCCTCGTACTGCCGTCCGGGACGACGGTGGCCGCGCTGGCGGTCGTCAACGCGGCCGGTTCCGTCGCCGACCCCGACACCGGGGTCCTGTGGGGCGCCAGGGCCGCCTGGAACGCCGAGTTCGGGCTCGACGGAGCCCCGCCGCCCGCCGCCGCGGCGGCCCGCGCCCGGGACCGGCTGGCCGCTCTGCGGCCGCCGCCGTTCAACACCACGCTCGCCGTCGTCGCCACCGACGCCGAACTGACCCGCGCCCAGGCGCAGAAGCTGGCCGGCGCCGCGCACGACGGCCTGGCCCGCGCGGTACGCCCGGTGCACCTGCTCTCCGACGGCGACACCGTCTTCTCCATGGCGACCGGCCGCCGCCCGCTGCTGCCCGCCGGCCGCCCGGCCGGCGACCCGGCGTTCGGCGTCCACATCGAGGCGGGCGCGCTCAACGAGGTCCTGGCGGCGGGCGCCGACACCCTCACCCGCGCCGTGCTGCACGCCGTCCTGACGGCCGACGGCGTCACCGGCCCCGGCGGCGACTTCCCCGCCTACCGGGAGCTGTACGACCTGCCGGAGGCGCCCGGCTGA
- a CDS encoding response regulator: MNALNQARTYSVLLVEDDPADALLVEDALSEGGLARSLTHVGDGLEALAHLRDTAKERPDLIVLDLNMPRMNGRELLAVLRDDDELGSIPLVVLTTSAAPDDITDAYQKHANAYVTKPVNLDDFLRAVQRIDAFFLDTSAPLPRDPRR; encoded by the coding sequence ATGAACGCCCTCAACCAGGCCCGTACGTACAGCGTCCTGCTGGTGGAGGACGACCCCGCCGACGCGCTCCTGGTCGAGGACGCGCTCAGTGAGGGCGGCCTGGCCCGCTCCCTCACCCACGTGGGGGACGGACTGGAGGCGCTCGCGCACCTGCGGGACACCGCCAAGGAGCGGCCCGACCTGATCGTGCTGGACCTCAACATGCCGCGGATGAACGGCCGGGAACTGCTCGCGGTGCTGCGGGACGACGACGAACTCGGCTCCATTCCGCTGGTCGTGCTGACCACGTCCGCGGCGCCGGACGACATCACCGACGCGTACCAGAAGCACGCCAACGCCTACGTCACCAAGCCGGTCAACCTGGACGACTTCCTGCGGGCCGTGCAGCGTATCGACGCCTTCTTCCTCGACACCTCCGCGCCGCTGCCCCGCGACCCCCGTCGCTGA
- a CDS encoding YkvA family protein codes for MRKSQDIKVGGVPDRLRTGRSAWGLYRETRRPGAPGLLRRLLAAPRLVGSVLRRDYPGLSRGKLLGFAALALIYLVSPVDAIPDFIPVLGWTDDGAVALWFVSGVVRESGRYVEWESGLRR; via the coding sequence GTGCGGAAGTCACAGGACATCAAGGTCGGCGGGGTGCCCGACCGGCTGCGGACGGGCCGCTCGGCGTGGGGCCTGTACCGCGAGACGCGGCGGCCGGGCGCGCCCGGACTGCTGCGCCGGCTGCTGGCCGCCCCGCGACTGGTCGGCTCGGTACTGCGGCGTGACTACCCGGGGCTGTCCCGCGGCAAGCTGCTGGGCTTCGCCGCGCTGGCGCTCATCTACCTAGTGTCCCCGGTGGACGCGATTCCCGACTTCATCCCGGTACTCGGCTGGACGGACGACGGAGCGGTCGCGCTGTGGTTCGTCAGCGGAGTGGTCCGCGAGTCGGGCCGGTATGTGGAATGGGAATCCGGCCTCCGCCGCTAG
- a CDS encoding WhiB family transcriptional regulator: MSWQQQAACRTEDPELFFPVGQSGTAKLQAEQARRVCAQCPVKESCLNDALAAGDTSGVWGGTTEDERRAIRRRDGRRRSAAGRPGGRDGR; this comes from the coding sequence GTGAGCTGGCAACAACAGGCTGCCTGCAGAACCGAAGACCCTGAACTCTTCTTTCCCGTCGGCCAGTCGGGTACGGCCAAGCTACAGGCAGAGCAGGCCAGGAGGGTCTGCGCGCAGTGCCCGGTCAAGGAGTCGTGCCTGAACGACGCCCTCGCCGCGGGCGACACCAGCGGCGTGTGGGGCGGTACGACGGAGGACGAGCGGCGGGCCATCAGGCGCCGCGACGGCCGCCGGCGGTCCGCCGCCGGCCGGCCGGGCGGGCGCGACGGAAGATGA
- a CDS encoding LacI family DNA-binding transcriptional regulator yields MVRQPGSRATVRAIAAEAGVSIATVSRVMNGHAHVAPETQELVRRAVARLGAPAPARRGTANGAICLRCPYVLTDYFGVIVSSIAETLDLHGRRVVLSAGDAARETSVLPGLPNDPGIAGAVLVVPPEPEKELEALRAQDFPFVVVDPRTPLPPDIASVSAAHLTAARSVSAHLVTLGHRRIGVIGGPGDWLAGQSRLAGHTSALADAGVLPSPELLRSIEPTSEWGYVAACELLDLPDRPTALVAFNDKAAVGALRSAYERGLRIPEDLSITGFDDTYLSRSTVPRLTTVRQPLEEMGRMAVSLLMRLLDRHTVDTLHVELATQLVLRESTGPAPQR; encoded by the coding sequence GTGGTTAGGCAGCCGGGATCACGCGCCACGGTCCGTGCCATCGCCGCCGAGGCGGGTGTGTCGATCGCCACCGTGTCCCGGGTGATGAACGGGCACGCCCATGTCGCCCCGGAGACGCAGGAGCTGGTACGCCGGGCGGTGGCCCGGCTGGGCGCGCCGGCCCCGGCCAGACGCGGCACCGCGAACGGGGCGATCTGTCTGCGATGTCCGTACGTGCTCACCGACTACTTCGGGGTGATCGTCTCCTCGATCGCCGAGACGCTCGACCTGCACGGGCGCCGGGTGGTACTGAGCGCGGGCGACGCGGCCCGCGAGACGTCGGTGCTGCCGGGGCTGCCGAACGACCCGGGGATCGCGGGCGCGGTGCTGGTCGTACCGCCGGAGCCGGAGAAGGAGCTGGAGGCGCTGCGGGCGCAGGACTTCCCGTTCGTGGTGGTCGACCCGCGCACCCCGCTGCCCCCCGACATCGCCTCGGTGTCCGCCGCCCACCTCACCGCGGCGCGCAGCGTCAGCGCGCACCTGGTCACCCTCGGGCACCGCAGGATCGGCGTGATCGGCGGCCCCGGCGACTGGCTGGCCGGGCAGTCCCGGCTGGCGGGCCACACCTCCGCGCTGGCCGACGCCGGAGTGCTGCCCTCCCCGGAGCTGCTGCGCAGCATCGAGCCGACCTCCGAGTGGGGGTACGTCGCCGCGTGCGAGCTCCTCGACCTGCCGGACCGCCCCACCGCCCTGGTCGCCTTCAACGACAAGGCCGCGGTCGGCGCGCTGCGGTCGGCCTACGAGCGCGGGCTGCGGATCCCGGAGGACCTGTCGATCACCGGCTTCGACGACACCTATCTCAGCCGCAGCACGGTGCCCCGGCTGACGACGGTGCGGCAGCCGCTGGAGGAGATGGGACGGATGGCCGTCTCGCTGCTGATGCGGCTGCTGGACCGGCACACGGTGGACACGCTGCACGTGGAGCTGGCCACGCAGCTGGTGCTGCGGGAGTCGACCGGGCCGGCTCCGCAGCGCTGA
- a CDS encoding protein kinase domain-containing protein — MIPLEAGDPTSVGEGRYRLVGRLGQGGMGVVYFGRSRSGRAVAVKVVRPELSTEPGFRRRFADEVAAARRVGGFHTAPVVDADPDGQPAWLVTAFVPGPTLQSVLLNVGTLPVGSVTVLAAGLAEALEAIHRVGVMHRDLKPANIIIAEDGPRVIDFGIARAMDGTALTQTGLQIGTPGYLAPEQLTGGAVTPAVDMFALGVVLSQALGAFPFGDGPSAARHYRVVHQAPDLNGIPPELRPLIAACLSKDPAERPTPAQFLSGLTVQPLPSGDWLPAEATAMLQRIDTMPANTSEAYGAAAAEAGPSARSGRDDLPPAGAPGHPDTVKAESFPASAYPQRPEGAPPAPGTPPPPPGAPGAGPAANSYQETVRAVPPAGAPGGLGAFGPPAGPYEPGGAPAQPPVRPTLVEPPQAERRRRPVLLAIAALVVAGTVAGLAVAQPWSSDGSGRHGTAGGASKASGGAGTSPSAVSAPAGSLQAQPPLLVRQDTAPGWPSLCHGVIAIRDAAKDDPRRLVTGGTCDILPVWAPGRLTFAFTRRAQAGSEVWVANADGSGAHRVAAIAGGKVSWSPDGTRLAATRVKDGVQQVYTVNVADGTAQQVTTGSRQVEDPAWSPDGTHLAVCIQEKEKLGLWQVNLIDLADPAATPRQLTHGSQRALDPVWSPDGTHLAYIYGKPGKPGEPAADTQGDIHVVGANGMGDHPLVATPDQDMDPTWSPDGKWVAYVSGPIETPAVWAVRADGTGMVRLTTGSLPEGHPSWS, encoded by the coding sequence ATGATACCGCTGGAGGCGGGCGACCCGACGTCGGTCGGGGAGGGCCGCTACCGCCTGGTCGGGCGGCTCGGCCAGGGCGGCATGGGCGTGGTGTACTTCGGTCGTTCGCGGTCGGGGCGGGCGGTCGCGGTCAAGGTGGTGCGGCCGGAACTGAGCACCGAGCCGGGCTTCCGGCGCCGTTTCGCCGACGAGGTCGCCGCCGCCCGCAGGGTCGGCGGCTTCCATACGGCGCCGGTGGTGGACGCCGACCCCGACGGGCAGCCCGCATGGCTGGTCACCGCCTTCGTACCCGGGCCGACGCTGCAGTCGGTGCTGCTCAACGTCGGAACGCTGCCGGTCGGTTCGGTCACCGTGCTGGCGGCCGGGCTCGCCGAGGCGCTGGAGGCGATCCACCGGGTCGGCGTGATGCACCGCGACCTGAAGCCCGCCAACATCATCATCGCCGAGGACGGGCCGCGGGTCATCGACTTCGGTATCGCCCGTGCCATGGACGGCACCGCGCTGACCCAGACCGGTCTGCAGATCGGCACCCCCGGGTATCTCGCGCCCGAGCAGCTCACCGGCGGCGCAGTGACGCCCGCGGTGGACATGTTCGCGCTGGGCGTGGTGCTCAGCCAGGCCCTGGGGGCCTTCCCGTTCGGGGACGGGCCGTCGGCGGCCCGGCACTACCGGGTCGTCCACCAGGCGCCCGATCTGAACGGCATCCCGCCCGAGCTGCGGCCGCTGATCGCCGCGTGCCTGTCCAAGGACCCGGCCGAGCGGCCGACCCCGGCGCAGTTCCTGAGCGGGCTGACCGTGCAGCCCCTGCCGTCCGGTGACTGGCTGCCGGCCGAGGCGACGGCCATGCTGCAGCGGATCGACACGATGCCGGCGAACACCTCCGAGGCGTACGGGGCGGCCGCCGCGGAGGCGGGGCCGTCCGCCCGGAGCGGCCGGGACGACCTGCCGCCCGCGGGCGCCCCGGGCCATCCGGACACCGTCAAGGCGGAGTCCTTCCCCGCTTCGGCGTACCCGCAGCGGCCGGAGGGCGCGCCGCCGGCCCCCGGCACGCCGCCTCCGCCGCCGGGCGCGCCGGGTGCCGGGCCGGCCGCGAACTCGTACCAGGAGACGGTCAGGGCGGTGCCGCCGGCGGGCGCGCCCGGGGGGCTCGGCGCGTTCGGACCGCCCGCGGGGCCGTACGAACCCGGCGGCGCCCCGGCGCAGCCGCCGGTGCGGCCGACCCTCGTCGAGCCGCCGCAGGCCGAGCGGCGCCGCCGCCCTGTGCTGCTCGCGATCGCCGCGCTGGTGGTCGCCGGCACGGTCGCCGGCCTGGCGGTGGCGCAGCCGTGGTCGAGCGACGGTTCGGGCCGTCACGGGACCGCGGGTGGGGCGTCCAAGGCGTCCGGCGGGGCGGGCACCTCCCCCTCCGCCGTCAGTGCTCCGGCCGGTTCCCTCCAGGCGCAGCCGCCGCTGCTGGTCCGCCAGGACACCGCGCCCGGCTGGCCGAGCCTCTGCCATGGCGTGATCGCGATCAGGGACGCGGCCAAGGACGACCCGCGCCGGCTCGTCACCGGCGGCACCTGCGACATCCTGCCCGTGTGGGCCCCGGGCCGCCTGACCTTCGCGTTCACCCGCCGCGCGCAAGCCGGTTCGGAGGTGTGGGTGGCGAACGCCGACGGCTCCGGTGCGCACAGGGTCGCGGCGATCGCCGGCGGGAAGGTGTCCTGGTCGCCGGACGGCACCCGGCTCGCGGCGACCCGCGTCAAGGACGGCGTCCAGCAGGTCTACACGGTGAACGTCGCCGACGGCACCGCGCAGCAGGTCACCACCGGCAGCAGGCAGGTCGAGGATCCGGCCTGGTCGCCGGACGGCACCCATCTCGCGGTGTGCATCCAGGAGAAGGAGAAGCTGGGCCTGTGGCAGGTCAACCTGATCGACCTCGCCGATCCCGCCGCCACGCCCCGGCAGCTCACCCACGGCTCGCAGCGGGCCCTGGACCCGGTGTGGTCGCCTGACGGCACCCATCTCGCCTACATCTACGGCAAGCCCGGCAAACCCGGCGAGCCCGCGGCCGACACCCAGGGCGACATCCACGTGGTGGGCGCCAACGGCATGGGCGACCACCCGCTGGTGGCCACCCCGGACCAGGACATGGACCCCACCTGGTCACCGGACGGCAAGTGGGTGGCGTACGTGAGCGGCCCGATCGAGACCCCGGCGGTCTGGGCGGTCCGGGCCGACGGTACCGGCATGGTACGGCTCACCACCGGGAGCCTCCCCGAGGGCCATCCGTCCTGGAGTTAA
- a CDS encoding glycosyltransferase, producing MSELRVLSVYEGFFSGGARILHSDVILGLHGAAQEHAVLSIQGEMHREATRQRLEDDACYRALTGAGVPVSALRRGETGPPPPDPAGFGGPEPEDFSAEELAAVARATAAADVVLSLKEQPLALLNQAGLPLRPVVVCLHRSDPENQGAALDALLAAVEAGRVRAGVCCAESTRAAYAAAGVPAELLRVIPNGVDLLRFRPDPVQRARWRAALGVDAGAPVVVFAARYAGMKNVPLFLRAARRFLRQEPRGHVLMCGAGMTADNADLRADIGAALGSEPWLAQRMSLLGVRCDMEAVYAAADVVSLTSSSGEAAPLCLIEGMMCGAVPVATDVGDCAALVAGHGLLAPPDPAVVAAAWSEAAARGTEFAPALELNRERFSRTRMIAAYGTLIEQVHHGLVPSPAPLPEPF from the coding sequence ATGAGCGAACTGCGTGTGCTGTCGGTCTACGAAGGCTTCTTTTCCGGTGGAGCCCGCATTTTGCACAGCGATGTGATCCTCGGCCTGCACGGGGCGGCCCAGGAGCACGCGGTGCTGAGCATCCAGGGCGAAATGCACCGCGAGGCGACCCGGCAGCGATTGGAGGACGACGCCTGTTATCGCGCCCTGACCGGCGCGGGCGTCCCGGTCTCGGCACTGCGCCGCGGCGAGACCGGTCCCCCGCCGCCGGACCCGGCGGGCTTCGGCGGACCGGAACCGGAGGACTTCAGCGCCGAGGAGCTGGCGGCGGTGGCACGGGCGACGGCCGCCGCGGACGTGGTGCTGTCGCTCAAGGAGCAGCCGCTGGCGCTGCTGAACCAGGCGGGCCTGCCGCTGCGGCCGGTCGTGGTGTGCCTGCACCGGTCCGACCCGGAGAACCAGGGCGCCGCGCTGGACGCGCTGCTGGCCGCGGTCGAGGCGGGCCGGGTGCGCGCCGGGGTGTGCTGCGCGGAGTCCACCCGGGCGGCGTACGCGGCGGCCGGCGTCCCGGCCGAGCTGCTGCGGGTGATCCCCAACGGGGTGGACCTGCTGCGGTTCCGCCCGGACCCGGTCCAGCGGGCCCGTTGGCGCGCGGCGCTGGGGGTCGACGCCGGGGCGCCGGTGGTGGTCTTCGCCGCCCGGTACGCCGGGATGAAGAACGTACCGCTGTTCCTGCGGGCGGCCCGCCGGTTCCTGCGGCAGGAGCCGCGCGGGCACGTGCTGATGTGCGGTGCCGGGATGACCGCCGACAACGCGGACCTGCGCGCCGACATCGGCGCGGCGCTCGGCAGCGAGCCGTGGCTGGCCCAGCGGATGTCGCTGCTCGGGGTCCGCTGCGACATGGAGGCGGTGTACGCCGCCGCCGACGTGGTGTCGCTGACCTCCTCCTCGGGCGAGGCCGCGCCGCTGTGCCTGATCGAGGGCATGATGTGCGGCGCGGTGCCGGTGGCCACCGATGTGGGCGACTGCGCGGCGCTGGTGGCCGGGCACGGGCTGCTCGCCCCGCCGGACCCGGCGGTGGTCGCGGCGGCCTGGAGCGAGGCGGCGGCACGTGGCACGGAGTTCGCCCCGGCCCTGGAGCTGAACCGGGAGCGCTTCAGCCGTACCCGGATGATCGCCGCCTACGGCACGCTGATCGAGCAGGTGCACCACGGCCTGGTGCCCTCGCCGGCCCCGCTGCCGGAGCCGTTCTAG